In the genome of Erinaceus europaeus chromosome 8, mEriEur2.1, whole genome shotgun sequence, one region contains:
- the TMUB1 gene encoding transmembrane and ubiquitin-like domain-containing protein 1 translates to MALIEGVGDEVTVLFVVLTCLLAMALAWVSTHTTEGPQPPLPQPPETPAPAQPAEAMAGGDSVRGEAPGAETTSLRHRGLTTQPPGPGTGQPAMPPPAPDSPQEPLVLRLKFLNDSEQVARAWPHDTVGSLKRTQFPGREQQVRLIYQGQLLADDSQTLGSLHLPPSCVLHCHISTRTGPPHAPCPPGAEPNPSGLEVGSLLLPLLLLLLLLLWYCQIQYRPFFPLTATVGLAGFTLLLSLLAFAMYRP, encoded by the exons ATGGCCCTGATTGAAGGAGTGGGTGATGAGGTGACGGTCCTTTTCGTGGTGCTCACCTGCCTGCTGGCGATGGCCCTCGCCTGGGTCTCCACCCACACAACCGAGGGCCCCCAGCCGCCGCTGCCCCAGCCGCCGGAGACCCCGGCGCCAGCACAGCCAGCAGAAGCCATGGCAGGGGGTGACAGCGTCCGAGGGGAGGCGCCGGGAGCAGAGACCACCAGCCTGAGACACAGAGGTTTGACCACACAGCCACCGGGGCCGGGCACGGGGCAGCCCGCCATGCCACCCCCAGCCCCGGACTCCCCCCAAGAGCCCCTGGTGCTTCGGCTGAAGTTCCTCAACGATTCGGAGCAGGTGGCCAGGGCCTGGCCCCACGACACCGTGGGCTCCCTGAAAAG GACCCAGTTTCCCGGGCGGGAGCAGCAGGTCCGGCTCATCTACCAAGGGCAGCTGCTGGCCGACGACTCGCAGACCCTGGGCAGCCTGCACCTGCCCCCCAGCTGCGTCCTCCACTGCCACATATCCACTCGGACGGGCCCCCCGCACGCCCCTTGTCCGCCCGGGGCCGAGCCCAACCCCTCCGGGCTGGAGGTTGGCAGCCTACTGCTGCCcctgcttctgctgctgctgctgctgctgtggtaCTGTCAGATCCAGTACCGGCCCTTCTTCCCGCTGACCGCCACCGTGGGGCTGGCCGGCTTCACCCTGCTGCTCAGCCTGCTGGCCTTCGCCATGTACCGTCCGTAG